From a single Rosa rugosa chromosome 7, drRosRugo1.1, whole genome shotgun sequence genomic region:
- the LOC133721859 gene encoding tricyclene synthase EBOS, chloroplastic-like gives MSTQCLASSGSPTGQTSHLNVKRLTANYKPSIWSHDFLQSLQIDDRSHEEVYKDNRWKSIEEDLKNMIDAESLETTLELIDDIQRLGLGHRFETSITEALDKVLKNLDQITDEDTPSLHLTALSFRLLRQHGFQVSQDVFKIFTDCDDSFKDCLCKDVKGMLSLYEASFLGIEGETLLDEALAFTSMHLKNPSRLHVTQGKGVLEQVSHALEMPLHHRMQRLEARWYIEAYSKKADANKVLLEFAKLDYNVVQQTYQRDLKDISRWWKDTGLAKKLSFSRDRLMELFFWSVGIVFEPQLSNLRKGITKVSALITTIDDVYDVYGALDELELFTSVVERWDVNAVEILSDYQLKLCFLALYNTVNELTYETLKEQGVNILPYVRKAWADMCKTWLTEAEWRHNKYTPTFEEYLANAWISVSGVVILVHTYFLLNQNILDEALKCLENHHDLLRWPSLIFRLSNDLVTSKAELERGETATSISCIRRDGVVSDEESARNYISNLIENSWKKMNKDGLLFGTSRASSPFTKEFVAAATNLARIAQCIYQYGDGIGAPDKRVKNQILAVIVQPV, from the exons ATGTCTACCCAATGCTTAGCGAGCAGCGGTAGCCCTACTGGTCAAACTTCACATCTGAATGTTAAAAGACTGACAGCAAATTACAAGCCAAGTATTTGGAGTCACGATTTTCTTCAGTCATTACAAATTGATGATCGTAGTCAT GAAGAAGTCTACAAAGATAATAGGTGGAAGTCGATCGAGGAGGATCTGAAAAATATGATTGATGCAGAGTCACTAGAGACTACacttgaattgattgatgatatccAACGATTAGGTTTGGGACATCGATTCGAGACCAGTATAACAGAAGCCCTTGATAAAGTTTTGAAGAATCTTGACCAAATAACAGACGAGGATACTCCAAGTCTGCACCTCACTGCTCTCAGCTTTAGGCTCCTTAGACAACATGGGTTTCAAGTCTCCCAAG atgttttcaaaattttcacGGACTGCGACGACAGCTTCAAGGATTGCCTTTGCAAAGATGTCAAAGGAATGTTGAGTCTATACGAAGCTTCATTCCTTGGTATTGAAGGAGAAACCCTCTTGGATGAGGCCCTTGCATTCACCAGCATGCACCTAAAGAACCCCAGCAGATTGCATGTTACTCAAGGCAAAGGTGTATTAGAGCAAGTGAGTCATGCATTGGAGATGCCATTGCACCATAGAATGCAAAGACTAGAGGCTAGATGGTATATTGAGGCATACAGTAAAAAGGCAGATGCAAATAAGGTGCTACTTGAATTTGCCAAGCTAGATTACAATGTGGTGCAACAAACATACCAAAGAGATCTTAAAGACATTTCAAG GTGGTGGAAGGATACGGGGTTAGCAAAGAAGTTATCTTTCAGCAGAGACAGACTGATGGAGTTGTTCTTTTGGTCAGTTGGTATAGTGTTTGAACCTCAACTCAGCAATCTTAGAAAAGGGATAACTAAAGTCAGTGCTCTAATAACCACAATTGATGATGTCTATGATGTTTATGGTGCTTTGGATGAACTAGAGCTATTCACATCTGTTGTTGAAAG ATGGGATGTGAATGCTGTGGAGATTCTTTCAGACTACCAACTGAAGCTCTGTTTCCTTGCTCTCTATAACACTGTGAATGAATTGACTTATGAAACTTTGAAGGAGCAAGGAGTGAACATCCTTCCTTACGTGAGAAAAGCT TGGGCAGATATGTGCAAAACTTGGTTAACGGAGGCAGAGTGGCGTCACAACAAGTACACACCTACATTTGAAGAATATCTTGCCAATGCATGGATATCAGTGTCTGGGGTGGTCATTCTAGTCCATACCTACTTTCTACTTAATCAAAATATCTTAGATGAAGCACTTAAATGCTTAGAGAATCACCATGATCTCTTGCGTTGGCCGTCTCTTATTTTTCGGCTCTCAAATGATTTGGTTACTTCGAAG GCAGAACTAGAGAGAGGTGAAACTGCAACTTCAATATCCTGCATTAGACGTGATGGTGTTGTTTCTGATGAGGAATCTGCTCGCAATTATATTAGTAATTTGATTGAGAATAGTTGGAAGAAGATGAACAAAGATGGACTACTATTTGGTACTAGTAGAGCTTCTTCTCCATTCACAAAGGAATTTGTAGCAGCAGCAACGAACCTTGCTCGAATTGCCCAATGCATTTACCAATATGGAGACGGGATTGGTGCCCCAGACAAAAGAGTAAAGAACCAGATCCTAGCAGTGATTGTACAACCCGTTTAA
- the LOC133721443 gene encoding VQ motif-containing protein 31 produces METMEMGGDCKPLTTFVHADTSTFREVVQRLTGAGPNQTQTQHAKSNAANSISSRKTTTASSTSKLHERRQYIKPKLDIVKPTITNSHFKSSTPLVSPSTIFSKLSIVEQENRGGSPAAAAKSTVGTYEHEDENNRNSHSEEEKAIQERRFYLRPSPHPGKSPRSPPELLTLFPLTSPKSKLQNP; encoded by the coding sequence ATGGAGACGATGGAAATGGGAGGTGATTGCAAACCCTTGACTACATTTGTTCATGCAGACACGAGCACGTTTCGAGAAGTAGTGCAGCGTTTAACAGGCGCAGGACCTaatcaaactcaaactcaacatGCAAAGAGTAACGCGGCCAACAGCATAAGCTCAAGGAAAACGACGACGGCCTCATCAACGAGCAAGCTTCATGAGAGAAGGCAATACATCAAACCCAAGCTTGATATAGTTAAACCTACCATCACCAACAGCCATTTCAAATCATCAACTCCCTTGGTCAGCCCTTCTACAATTTTCTCAAAGCTCTCGATAGTTGAACAAGAAAACAGAGGAGGATCACCAGCAGCTGCAGCAAAGTCGACGGTTGGAACATATGAACATGAAGATGAAAATAATAGGAATAGTCATTCAGAAGAAGAGAAAGCCATTCAAGAGAGGAGATTTTACTTGCGTCCATCACCACACCCGGGAAAGTCCCCAAGGTCACCACCAGAGTTGCTTACCTTGTTTCCTCTAACATCTCccaaatcaaaacttcaaaatccATGA
- the LOC133721442 gene encoding uncharacterized protein At5g08430-like produces MGSFTWVGEYNAAVTATADVDAASAAAPTRRSKRLHRPKKFEFLSWGSRPLIEFLESIGKDTTKQISQYDVATIITDYVNHRRLLHPTKRKRIVCDEGLHILFGRKTIARIKIYDLLQPHFADNLEDDSDDSSDESDDDGGLDEEDEDKQQRRQLQRKKQLKRRAAAVALHAPPPVPKSCYAAVIPENLKLVYLRRSVVEALLKQDEAQVFEDKVVGSFVRTKSDPNDYLQKNSHQLMQVKAILKKPEPNSESSAGGGVLLQLHGAVRDFSISVLSDDNFFPEECEDLRERVKGGLLKRPTVVELQQKVQILHLDVTKHWLVRELQYLQNSIDRANEKGLRRELFDYLERRELLQSPDEQARLLREVPEVIAEELEEEPKDSPDETEQGNHGSPGHILRGESTPISEACEDGDSLQNQPAESVKEILDAEDNKASQQLVDKHIVTSEIVDISDDDESEEPESEEKYEIPIPQLGTSMWHYSDPQGNIQGPFSIISLKRWSDSDYFPPDFKIWKTGQSSNEAVLLTKILRGNFLNKSVYQ; encoded by the exons ATGGGCTCTTTCACTTGGGTTGGGGAGTACAACGCCGCCGTCACCGCCACCGCCGATGTCGACGCCGCCTCCGCCGCCGCTCCGACGAGGAGGAGCAAGAGGCTTCACCGCCCCAAGAAGTTTGAGTTTCTCAGCTGGGGCTCGAGGCCGCTGATTGAATTTCTCGAGTCGATTGGGAAGGACACGACGAAGCAGATCTCCCAATACGACGTCGCTACGATTATCACCGACTACGTCAACCACCGCAGGCTTCTCCACCCGACGAAGAGGAAGAGGATCGTCTGCGACGAGGGGCTTCATATTCTGTTCGGCAGGAAGACCATTGCTCGGATCAAGATCTACGATCTGCTCCAGCCGCATTTCGCTGATAATCTCGAGGACGATTCCGATGATTCGTCGGATGAGTCCGACGACGACGGTGGTTTGGACGAGGAGGACGAGGATAAGCAGCAGCGGCGGCAGCTGCAGAGGAAGAAGCAGCTGAAGAGGAGAGCCGCCGCTGTCGCTCTGCATGCGCCTCCTCCGGTTCCGAAAAGCTGCTACGCCGCCGTGATTCCGGAGAATTTGAAGCTGGTGTACCTGAGGAGGTCGGTGGTGGAGGCTCTGCTGAAGCAGGACGAGGCTCAGGTGTTTGAGGACAAAGTCGTGGGGAGCTTTGTGAGGACGAAATCGGACCCCAATGACTATCTGCAGAAGAATTCTCACCAGCTAATGCAGGTGAAGGCGATTCTGAAGAAGCCGGAGCCGAATTCGGAATCGTCTGCTGGAGGTGGAGTTCTTCTTCAGCTTCATGGGGCTGTTAGAGACTTCTCCATTTCCGTGCTCTCTGATGATAACTTCTTCCCG GAAGAATGTGAGGATTTACGTGAAAGGGTTAAAGGTGGTTTGCTGAAGAGACCTACAGTG GTGGAGCTTCAACAAAAGGTCCAGATTTTGCATCTGGATGTAACAAAGCAT TGGCTTGTGAGAGAACTTCAATACTTACAGAACTCAATTGATCGAGCGAATGAAAAGGGATTGCGCCGAGA GCTGTTTGACTACTTGGAAAGAAGGGAACTGCTGCAGTCTCCAGATGAACAAGCACGTCTTTTGCGAGAGGTTCCCGAAGTTATTGCAGAAGAATTAGAGGAAGAACCAAAAGATTCTCCAGATGAAACAGAACAAGGAAACCATGGCTCCCCAGGACATATCCTCAGGGGAGAATCAACTCCTATTTCTGAAG CATGCGAGGATGGTGATTCTTTGCAGAACCAACCTGCAGAGTCTGTAAAAGAGATACTTGATGCAGAGGACAACAAGGCTTCTCAGCAACTGGTGGATAAGCATATAGTGACATCTGAGATAGTGGATATAAGTGATGACGACGAAAGTGAAGAACCAGAATCTGAAGAAAAGTACGAGATTCCTATTCCCCAGCTGGGAACCTCTATGTGGCATTATTCCGATCCCCAGGGAAACATACAGGGTCCTTTCTCAATCATTTCCTTAAAGCGCTGGAGTGATTCTGACTACTTTCCTCCAGATTTCAAAATTTGGAAGACAGGTCAGAGTAGTAATGAAGCTGTATTATTGACCAAAATTCTTCGTGGGAATTTTCTAAATAAAAGTGTATACCAATAA